In a single window of the Anaerocolumna cellulosilytica genome:
- a CDS encoding acetate and sugar kinases/Hsc70/actin family protein produces the protein MNTRVNSPGHTRAAYKKSVLKDMTTYRLREICIQEKLIKGIANPLNRQELINTILRFRGEDEAMLIEKRAEGGFDRVEEAIKRKLGTRLDDGEAIQNPARMILYRNLALTQFDEYKIRLQDQMGYGTVQKIYQEQKVQVPGYNKPYSGSGLGKARESGQNKYKSLINTNVLLVGENNELCCIMNLTSDGRETESYYLTKSKEQEIRHENIKFYYLLFFSKEESEYLYQTYYEEVDEPVILDYYKIPLADLEIREIEETKAVLSIDFGTSNTTAAVYLNHGYIQKPDRNDLLNEKIKLDDINIVQFLDETKESSVWKPMVPTLVSVADCTNQEDIVYHFGYEARKDTKVKYYDESFSIFYEMKRWVETYNGDQEIIDKKGNTATVKRQDMIRKYLLYVIANAEQRFKCHFKKLHLTSPVKLKEQFISMFTAILPEYEIEGNRMLDEGTAVLYNTITSLIEKKSYYEGERLAALIMDCGGGTTDLSSCEFTIRNEKSSYLVDIETTYENGDTNFGGNNITYRIMQYLKVVFADYYEGKKGVRIEDFLAQAEMDIYRMVDTYGREKVYEKLTEAYNTAEEKIPTKFRYYENRSREEYYMVKNNFYFLFQVAERLKKKFYQGRGILRNRFEASKEQESEDLMITCIDYWTLSVREGQGLKVRHDFPEIVFNIKEIELLLRADIYWIVDRFLNEFYQTGRLSDFSIIKLTGQSCRIDLFREAIKEFIPGKSIEFKPFGKSEASIRDLKLACVRGAAKYITDTTSGLSEVRLINRSPRIPYSISGVTHENEEKKLIYNLAREQTHGTLSRNKGITRLELFLRDGDGKLKFHYLYQNDPDAYEPKTYEEIQDKYKEYRQYIIQDETDNINNTEVKFFIFAAKEQWGFYLVPITREGTQLYLGKDAFYAFENNLWDVNFFDGTK, from the coding sequence ATGAATACAAGAGTAAATTCACCTGGGCACACTAGGGCAGCCTATAAAAAGAGTGTATTAAAGGATATGACCACCTACAGGTTAAGGGAAATATGTATACAGGAAAAGTTAATTAAAGGAATCGCTAATCCCTTAAACCGCCAGGAGCTAATCAACACCATTCTGCGTTTTCGTGGGGAAGATGAAGCCATGCTTATTGAAAAGCGTGCAGAAGGCGGATTCGATAGGGTGGAAGAGGCCATAAAGAGAAAGCTGGGTACAAGACTTGATGATGGGGAAGCCATACAAAATCCTGCCAGAATGATACTATATAGGAATCTTGCTCTAACCCAGTTTGATGAATATAAAATAAGGCTTCAGGATCAAATGGGATATGGTACAGTACAAAAGATTTATCAGGAGCAAAAAGTTCAGGTGCCAGGATACAATAAGCCCTATAGTGGGAGTGGCTTGGGAAAAGCGAGAGAAAGCGGTCAAAATAAATATAAAAGCCTCATTAATACCAATGTATTACTAGTTGGAGAAAATAACGAGCTGTGCTGCATTATGAATCTAACCTCTGACGGAAGGGAGACAGAAAGTTATTACCTCACCAAGAGTAAGGAGCAGGAGATAAGACATGAAAACATCAAGTTTTATTATCTTTTATTCTTCTCCAAGGAGGAGTCTGAATATCTGTACCAGACGTATTACGAAGAAGTAGATGAACCTGTCATACTGGATTATTATAAAATACCCCTTGCAGATTTAGAAATAAGAGAAATAGAGGAAACAAAAGCCGTGTTGTCCATAGATTTCGGCACATCTAATACAACAGCAGCAGTTTATCTAAATCACGGCTACATTCAAAAACCAGATAGAAATGATTTACTAAATGAAAAAATTAAGTTAGATGATATAAATATAGTTCAGTTTTTAGATGAAACTAAAGAGTCCAGTGTCTGGAAACCAATGGTACCAACTCTAGTCAGTGTTGCGGATTGTACCAATCAAGAAGACATAGTGTATCACTTTGGTTATGAGGCTAGAAAGGATACAAAGGTTAAATATTACGATGAATCCTTTAGTATATTCTATGAAATGAAACGTTGGGTGGAAACCTATAACGGGGACCAGGAAATCATTGATAAAAAGGGAAATACAGCAACTGTAAAACGGCAGGATATGATTCGAAAATACCTCTTATATGTCATTGCCAATGCAGAGCAGCGGTTTAAATGCCACTTTAAAAAGCTTCACTTAACCAGCCCTGTAAAACTAAAAGAGCAGTTTATTAGCATGTTTACAGCTATACTGCCGGAATATGAAATCGAAGGCAACCGCATGTTGGATGAAGGCACAGCGGTTCTTTATAATACCATCACAAGTCTTATTGAGAAAAAGAGTTATTACGAGGGGGAGCGTCTGGCGGCACTCATAATGGACTGCGGAGGCGGAACAACCGACCTTTCCTCCTGTGAATTTACTATACGGAATGAAAAGTCTTCCTATCTGGTGGATATAGAAACAACGTATGAAAACGGAGACACCAACTTTGGAGGAAACAATATTACCTATCGCATTATGCAATATTTAAAGGTAGTATTTGCCGATTATTACGAAGGTAAAAAAGGAGTCCGTATAGAAGATTTTTTAGCACAGGCAGAAATGGATATTTATCGGATGGTAGATACCTATGGAAGAGAAAAAGTCTATGAAAAACTGACAGAGGCTTACAATACGGCGGAAGAAAAAATCCCAACCAAGTTTCGCTACTATGAAAACCGGAGCAGGGAAGAATACTACATGGTAAAAAATAATTTCTACTTCCTGTTTCAGGTAGCAGAGCGTTTGAAAAAGAAATTCTATCAGGGACGAGGAATATTAAGAAATCGGTTTGAAGCAAGTAAAGAGCAGGAAAGCGAAGACTTAATGATAACCTGTATTGATTATTGGACCTTATCCGTACGGGAGGGACAAGGTTTAAAGGTACGCCATGATTTTCCGGAGATTGTATTTAATATAAAAGAAATAGAATTGCTGTTAAGAGCAGATATTTATTGGATAGTGGACAGGTTCCTAAACGAATTCTATCAGACCGGGAGGTTGTCTGACTTTTCCATCATTAAGTTAACCGGACAGTCCTGCCGGATAGATTTATTCCGGGAAGCCATTAAAGAATTCATACCGGGCAAAAGTATTGAATTTAAGCCCTTTGGTAAGAGTGAGGCCAGTATCAGAGATTTAAAGCTGGCATGTGTGAGAGGGGCAGCAAAATACATAACAGATACGACCTCCGGCTTAAGTGAAGTACGTTTAATAAACAGAAGCCCCAGAATACCCTATTCCATCAGCGGTGTCACTCATGAAAATGAGGAAAAGAAATTAATCTATAACCTTGCTAGAGAGCAGACGCATGGTACCTTATCAAGAAACAAAGGAATCACAAGGTTAGAGCTTTTCTTAAGGGATGGGGATGGGAAACTTAAGTTTCACTACCTATATCAGAATGACCCAGATGCCTATGAACCGAAGACTTATGAGGAAATACAGGATAAATACAAGGAATACAGACAATATATCATACAGGATGAAACGGATAATATTAATAATACAGAAGTTAAATTCTTCATCTTTGCCGCAAAGGAGCAATGGGGCTTTTATCTTGTACCAATCACCAGAGAAGGAACACAGCTTTACTTAGGAAAGGATGCCTTTTACGCTTTTGAGAATAACTTGTGGGATGTGAACTTTTTTGACGGAACCAAGTAG